The following coding sequences lie in one Paenibacillus durus ATCC 35681 genomic window:
- a CDS encoding transglycosylase domain-containing protein: MALQSSDKPVRKKSRWRRILLLITALAVLLLISAGALLGYLYQKDLPPIPEDARSRLMDSHGNVIAVFSADGRSHDPVGLKDISPLLIQATLAVEDRKFYEHAGFNLRSMGRAVLVNLENGSRAQGASTLTQQLARNLYLSHEKTWTRKAKEAMYTLQLEMKYSKDDILRMYLNEIYYGHGAYGIEAASRMYFGKSAASLDLAESALLAGIPKGPTYYSPYNHLDNAKKRQKIILSSMVEMGEISQAEADRAAGETLALKPREEQTAELSAPYFRDYVGAAAAKLLGISTDELELEGLSVYTTLDPDMQRAAEAAVAQGMAGAGGLETALVSIDPRTGYIKAMVGGVNYRANQFNHALATTRQPGSSFKPIMYLTALAGKEMTGLSVFNSQPTLFHYDNNRKTYQPRNFGDKYLGEINMRQAIAASDNIYAVNTIMKVGPEKVIEMARKMGIVSPLSDVPSLALGTSPVSPLEMAGAFSVIADDGVKMPATAILKIVDAKGNVLYEAPKTEGESVVSPASAYVLTRLMEGVFETGGTGNRVASLIKRPVAGKTGTTDTDAWMVGFTPELSTAVWVGYDKGRDITTTEGRRAAPIFAQYTEKALENVPPKIFQIPDGVVSVYISPESGKLATAACPDKVLETFISGTEPTAYCDLHGNGQEAGQAGGPEAKQGGGSDKDRSWWSDIKRWWLN, encoded by the coding sequence ATGGCGTTACAATCTTCTGACAAGCCTGTACGGAAAAAAAGCCGCTGGCGCAGGATACTCCTGCTGATAACCGCCCTCGCGGTCCTGCTGCTAATCTCCGCTGGCGCGCTGCTCGGCTATTTATACCAGAAGGACCTGCCGCCGATTCCGGAAGACGCCCGCTCCAGACTGATGGATTCCCATGGAAATGTGATTGCTGTCTTCTCTGCCGATGGGCGCAGCCATGATCCGGTGGGATTAAAGGATATATCGCCTCTGCTGATCCAGGCGACGCTGGCGGTGGAAGACCGTAAATTTTACGAACATGCGGGCTTTAATCTTAGGAGCATGGGCCGGGCGGTGCTGGTCAATCTGGAAAATGGCAGCCGGGCCCAAGGCGCCAGCACGCTGACCCAGCAATTGGCGCGAAATCTGTACCTTTCCCATGAAAAAACGTGGACGCGCAAGGCGAAAGAAGCGATGTACACCTTGCAGCTGGAAATGAAGTACAGCAAGGATGACATTTTGCGGATGTACCTCAATGAGATCTATTACGGTCACGGCGCATACGGCATCGAGGCGGCTTCCCGGATGTACTTCGGCAAATCCGCCGCTTCGCTCGACCTCGCGGAAAGCGCGCTCCTGGCCGGCATTCCGAAGGGGCCGACGTATTATTCGCCGTATAATCACCTGGACAACGCCAAGAAGCGCCAAAAGATCATTCTGTCCTCTATGGTGGAGATGGGTGAGATCTCACAAGCCGAGGCCGACCGAGCAGCCGGGGAAACGCTGGCTTTGAAGCCCCGCGAGGAGCAGACAGCCGAGCTGTCCGCGCCTTACTTCCGCGACTATGTCGGCGCTGCGGCGGCCAAGCTGCTCGGCATCAGCACCGATGAGCTGGAGCTGGAAGGACTGAGCGTGTATACCACGCTTGACCCGGACATGCAGCGGGCGGCGGAAGCAGCGGTGGCGCAAGGGATGGCAGGCGCGGGCGGCCTGGAGACGGCGCTCGTCTCCATCGATCCCCGTACCGGTTATATCAAGGCTATGGTCGGCGGCGTCAATTACCGGGCGAACCAGTTCAATCATGCCCTCGCAACGACCCGGCAGCCAGGTTCCTCCTTCAAGCCGATTATGTACCTGACTGCGCTGGCCGGGAAGGAGATGACAGGGCTTTCCGTCTTCAACAGTCAGCCGACCCTGTTCCATTATGATAATAACCGCAAGACGTACCAGCCCCGGAACTTCGGGGACAAATACCTCGGCGAGATCAACATGCGGCAGGCGATTGCGGCCTCTGATAATATTTACGCGGTCAACACGATTATGAAGGTGGGGCCGGAAAAGGTAATCGAGATGGCGCGCAAAATGGGTATCGTCAGCCCGCTTTCGGACGTGCCTTCGCTGGCGCTGGGCACATCGCCGGTCAGCCCGCTGGAAATGGCCGGGGCTTTCTCGGTTATCGCGGACGACGGTGTCAAGATGCCGGCAACAGCTATTCTTAAGATCGTAGATGCCAAAGGGAACGTACTATACGAAGCTCCCAAGACGGAAGGGGAAAGCGTCGTCTCGCCGGCATCGGCTTATGTATTGACCCGGCTGATGGAAGGCGTGTTCGAGACGGGAGGAACGGGCAACCGGGTAGCCTCACTGATCAAACGTCCGGTCGCCGGCAAGACCGGAACCACCGATACCGACGCCTGGATGGTCGGGTTCACGCCGGAGCTGTCCACCGCCGTCTGGGTCGGCTACGACAAGGGCCGCGATATTACGACGACCGAAGGTAGACGGGCGGCGCCGATTTTTGCGCAGTACACGGAAAAGGCGCTGGAGAACGTCCCGCCGAAAATTTTTCAGATTCCTGATGGCGTCGTCAGCGTCTATATCAGTCCGGAATCCGGCAAGCTGGCCACTGCGGCCTGTCCCGACAAAGTGCTGGAGACTTTTATCAGCGGTACCGAGCCAACCGCTTACTGCGATTTGCACGGAAACGGCCAAGAAGCGGGACAGGCCGGGGGGCCGGAGGCAAAACAGGGCGGCGGCTCCGACAAGGACCGTTCCTGGTGGAGCGATATCAAGCGTTGGTGGCTCAATTAA